From Tursiops truncatus isolate mTurTru1 chromosome 13, mTurTru1.mat.Y, whole genome shotgun sequence:
gaagatcccacatgccacggagcaactaagcctgcgtgccacaactacagagcctgtgccctaaagcccgcgagccacaactactgagcccgtgtgccacaattactgaagcctgcgtgcctagagcccgtgctccacaagagaagccaccgcaatgagaagcccatgcactgcaacgaagagtagcccccgctcgccacaactagagaaagcccatgcgcaacagcaaagacccaccacagccaaaaataaataaataatgaatttattaaaataaaatttatggggttttaaaaaatatttttatttataatgcatttgcactgtggtcagaaaatgtGATTTGTGAGATCCTAAACTTCTAAATCTGTTGTGAATTATGATAGGAAGAGAGTAAAAGAGATCCGTTAGTTTACAAGGATAAGACTTGCACCGGAGAGAGAACGCAGGAGATgcaaatagaagagaaaatacagCACCTCAAGAGTGACCAATTCAAAAGGTTAGGAGACCAGACAAGATTTAGGAGATACATACAAAGTTTCAGACAAGAATAATTAGGAGAATCATGCAACACAGACAAAAactggagaggaaaagaaagaaattatgatTTGATTTGATCAAATGGCTAGCACAATGTTCAACTGGTAATGTCAAACAAGTTAATTGAAAATCTAAGATGGGACTTAACGAGAGGTTACAGGTTGGAATTTGATATTTCACTCATCTGTATGGGATAATAATTCCGTAATAGGAAATGAgggtaagggaagaaaaaaacatattaaaaatagaaccctTAGAAACATgcatatttagggcttccctggtggcgcagtgcttgagagtccgcctgccgatgcaggggacacgggttcgtgccccggtctgggaagatcccacatgctgcagagcggctgggcccgtgagccatggccgctgagcctgcgcgtccggagcctgtgctccacaatgggagagaccacaacagtgagaggcccgcgtaccgcaaaaaaaaaaaaaaaagcatatttaaaaggtgaaaaaatatatacaaataaggAACTGgctatttagtttttttaaaagtctttacaaGGTTCTCCTAATTAGGCtgttaaatttctagaaacagaaagtaCATCTAATAGAAAATTGCATCTATATTACGCAGAGAGGGGAGCCATCCAGTAATAAGAGATCCAGAATGtagctttcccttttctttcattattcaaAAGTACCTTAAGTAGATATTCACTAATCTCTACTTCGATATAATTTcagctaaatgtaaaatgctCCTGCTGAACAAAATTCTACCGCTACAGAGGGTGGTGATTTCAAACTCTTTGGCCTAGTACTCAATGGACAAATATGTGCAATTCAAGATTCATGGTGGTATACAAAAACATTCTTACTTTTGAATTCCGTATGTTCTAAAAGACACTGTATGCATATGGAAAGCATCAGCAAAAAATCCAGAACTGGAAGTAAGTACAGAAAATCTAGGGATGGTAGTGGTAGCAAATTCAATGTGTGATGCAATGATCAACGCTTAATGAACATGAGACTAGAGATAGTGGATGAGAGGCAGCTGCTCCCATGTTCCACACCCCGATACTTATGCCAGGGGTCATTAACTCCCTGCTCTAGTGCGTTGCAGATGCCAAACAAATACTGAGCACAACAATAAATCTGAAAGCAGATTAAACTTGGAAAAGCAACTAAGTCTATTTCAATAACATCTTGAATTTTACAAATCTATTTGGTCATGtaatttttctacttaattttaaGATATTGTTTATTTAGAGGAaacttaactcatttatttttgttcctttagCTTAGCAAAACTTAATACCAGCAATTTGACACATAAaaactttaacatttttctttcaacctCATATGGAAATTTATAtcatacaaaacaaaaaagaactctGGAGCTTAAGCATGTCAACATAGACGTTTCTATTTTCAGTGTAAGAACTATAAAGGAAGAATATTGACTTTGAGACACTTAAAACAGACCTTCACACTGAAGATGATCTCTGAATTGTTAGAACTTTCAAGCCTTTTagcttatttaatatttttagatcACACCTAATTTTAAAGCATCTCCGTACTTTTGGGTAAACTTATCATCTATGTGTATTAGTTATTAGATACACCTGCAAATACATCCAAAGATGGAGTATACACTACTTTTGTCGTTTTGAAGTATTTACActatgttcatttattcaactgatATTTACTAAGCTCTTATGTTAAGCTGTTGGATGTTCATAGgtgagaaaggggaagaaggaaataagtaaacaaaaacgactattttaaaagaaaatcttcaggagGAAACCAACTTCGATAAGATTTTCAGGGAAGGCCCACCTGACAGCCGAGAAAGAACTGGTGGTGCAGAGAGGCTGGCTCAGAAGTGCAGGCCAAGTGAGGAAGGAGCACATGTGAAGGTTCCAAAGCAGAacctccctgccccatccccctggaggctgggaggctgggtgCAGTGCACGAGGAAGAGCCAGGGCAAGGCAAGGGCAGCCAGGCCGGCCAGGACATGCATGGTCTCACAAACTGGTGAGAGGTTGGAATTTCATTTGAGTgaaatgggaagccactgaagaatTTTATGTGACATCATGAGATTGACACGTCCACAGGCCTCCTTCCCACTTCAGCATGAAGAATGGATGGGAAGCAGGCAGAAGATGAAGGAGGGGACTCTCTCAGGAGGCCAGAAATGACTGCAGCCTGGACCACAATGATGGCTTTGGGGATGGAAAGAAGGGGATGGGATACTCACTGGAGGTGGAATCCACAGAACTTATTAATAGATTAGATGTgtggaaagagggaaagggaggaatcGGGAGTGATTCCTGGGTTTCTTGCTTGGGTAATTGGGTGTAGGGTAGATCCCTTTACCAAAAACGATGTTAGTTAGGAAAAAGATAGGCTTCAGGAGAGAGAAGCAAGAGCTTTTAGTAGGTACACATTACACTTCAGAAGTctaaaagagatacaaatggcaAAGTCAAGCTGTCAGTGGAACACAGTAATCTGGAACTAAGAGGAGATCTAAGCTAGAAACATAAATTTGGGAATTCTTACCAAAGAAATAGTTGCGGCAACATGAATAGATGAGATGCCTATGGAGAGAGTAGACAGAGAAGTAAAAGAGGACCAAGGATGAGCATCGAAGAATTCCTACACTTTTTAGGACAGGCATAGGACGAGAAATCTCCAAAGGCAGAAGTAGGAAGAAGACTAGGAGTGGGAACGCCTTGAAGTCAGAGAGAGGCACGGCAAGGGAAGAACTGTCCACCCTGCAAAGTGCTACCGAGATGAACCTGGAGACCACTGGCAACCTTGGCAGGACAATTATAGCTTCCTTGAGAAAGCAGACGTTGAAGTGGAGTGGGATAATAACAGCAGACCCGTACACGCTCAGAGTATCTAGAACAGCActtcaataacaataaaacaagatTTGAGTCCAAAtgtggtaaaaatataaatagcaatCCTATAGTTAACACACGCAGaagaacaacacaaatttatttaatacctTCAGGTTCCAGTCACTGTGTCAGGTGGTTCCTGAATGAAAAAAAGCCAGGCGGCCGGCTGTCCTGCCATACCGCCCTGTACTGGGAAAGGCTCTGGGAGAGCCACCAGCCAGACACAGCACTGAGGCACCTGCCTATGATGGGCCTGGCATTATCACAGGGCTTAGGAATATCAGATTGAGTAAATTCTTGCCCCAAGGAAttcaggggaagaaaagagaaatgtacaTAGGTAATTATAAAGCACTGTAACACTTTTCATATGAAATTTATAACATATTGTATAGACAGGGCATTCCAGGAGAAGGGAGATGTTTGTGGTGATAAGCTGGGGTCAGAGGAGGCCTTCTAGAGTACCTGATCTCCAATTAAAGGGAAAGATGGACAGCCTCATGGAAGACAGAGGGCAGTCAGGAGGAGAGGGGTTATTTGAGCAGAAGGAACTGGACAGCCTTAGCAAGATAACAGCAGCAGCATGTTGTGTGCGGGTTAATTAAAGCACCTCCAAGAACAGAATAAGGTGAAAGctaaggaaagagggagaaatttTACCAGAGGGACCTACAGAGTcttatatttcacaataaaaggGTTATGATATCATCCTATAGGGATGGAGGTGCAGAGCACTTAAAATGTTCCACATAGGGAGGGGCACGTTATTCAGGTTTGTGTTTTAGATAGATTGTTCCGGCAGCTGTGTGGGGATGGATCTGAAAGTAGTAACACTAAAGTCAGAGGGAACAGTTACGAGGCTGCTTCGTAGTTTAGTGAAAGATGATCAGAGATTGAACTTAAAATGTGGTAAGAGGATGGAGAAGAGGGGATTGATTCAGAAATACATATGAGTAGAAATCGAGATGGCTGGATGGCCAactggatgtggagaaaaagaaaagactaagaAGATCAATGGATCCACAAGTGAAATagaatacttaagaaaaaaagcaggttTGGAGAAAGGATGATGAGTTCTGTTTTGGACCCAGTGAGTTTGAAGTTCACAGGAACATGTGAGTGCGTATATATCCAGCAGGCAGCTGTGTGTATGAGTCTGAATTTCAGAGGAGAGGTTTGAATCaaagacacctttttttttttggaaatagctTCACTGAGGTGTAACTCACATGCAAAAAGTCACGAATTTACATCTGGTGAGTATTAGTAAACGCATACAGTCTCGTAACCACCagcacaatcaagatacagattACCATCAGCCCCCATAAGTTCCCTCCTGTCTTTTGGAAACACCATTTGGAGAGTCATCGGTAAAAGGTGGTGGTTGAAACCCTGGGAGTGGATGAGGCCACGTGtagctgcgggggggggggggggggtgggggcagtagAGCGACAGTAGCAATGGGGACACTATCTTGCAGAAGCAGGTAGAGGACAGAGAGGACTACAGAACATTCAAAGAGGCACAAAGGGAAATAGGAAGGAAGAGGTTCAGTTAGGAGGGAATGACCAACAGTGATAAGTAGAGAAGCAGGTAAACTACGATAAATTCtctttaaataaaaccaaaagcattACATCAGTCCACTAGGTCGGTAGAGATCTTAGAACAGTCAGTTGAGGTGCAGCAATAGAAGCAGAAGATCCCTTGCGGTGGGTGGAGGAAGTGAATGACAAGAGAAAATAAGACTGCTACACCGAGAGGATTTTATGGAAAGGACAAGGATGAGGTTGCAGCTAGAGGAAAGTGCCAGTGGAATTACGAAAAGAGAGTCTTGAGTCTGGAGTTGGGAGACCTGGATTCTCGGAGTCTCTTGTTTACCACTTAGTAACTGTGTGACCTAGACCGATCTCAATTTATGTGGGTCTGTTTCGTTGTCTGTAAAATAAGGCAGCTTAATCAGATGATCTCCACTGTCCCTTCTAGCTTTGATTCTGTGGCACCGTACAGGCATCTAGAAACATGGAGATAATTTGTAACCCTTGTAAGAGCAATTTCAACAGAATCGTGGGGATGATGTGAATTGAAATGTGAATATACAATCCCTCAGAGAAATCTGGATATGAAGGATCTTAAGGAAACCATGGCAGATGGACACATGTTTCCAATATCATCATGAGACAACATTTTGAGGTCCACATAGGGCAGCACCTGACCAGGGAGCCAAGCCAGTGTCAACGAACTCCAGAAGAAGGACtaacatttattcaacacatagtAAATGTCAGTAAGTCTGCGAGGTGTTTCACGTGTGGAAAAAGCTAGATGTCCAgtgttctttctctctcaaatTCTCTCTACCATTTATGGAATCACTGCAGGTACAAGTTTATATCATAGTCAACCTTtgaggaggaaacagaaatgattaggttcccccaaatattttattcaaaacaaAGTCTCCATGGCAAATTTAGATTAATAATTATAGAATTTTGGTACAAAGAGAACATTTTTCACAAATTCAGAAATCAGCATGCGGAAGAAATGGGAGTTCAAATTCAGATCTTCTCTCTTCAATTCCAAATTTCTCCATCATATGACAGCTACCtaatattattcttctttaacTGTCATATGCCTAGGCTTTCATCTATTTCTTGGATTATATGGGTTTATATAGTACTTATCCTTCCCTAGATTATATCTAAATCCCTATTAAATAGGTACTCTAGTCTCGACCGAGTaactttcttttcagtctttgaaAGATGCATTCCAGCATCTATCAATACCCTTATGTGACTGTAAGTCATAGCCCAGAAAACTCTAATCTGGTTCTTGACAACATCTAGGTACTCaggttttattctcttcttttctcttctgaagCCTCAATCCTCAGCAAGAAGAAGAGATGAAAATACCACCTACATTGCTAAGTCCTTCAGTTCCTACCTAGGACATCTAAGTCAGTGGACATACATGTGATACTTCTTTTTTGTGATAAAGTTTAGTTCCACATGGCATGCCTGTCTTTTGGCAAAGTCTTATGTAATAACTTCGCCTTTACTGCCACTGGTGAAAAATTTACACAATACTCACAATGAGAGGTCACAGAAGCTTAACTTGGCTAACAAAAAATGGgaacaaattaatatttattatatgtcttTTTCTTGCCGATGCAATCTTTTTAGGCTCCTTTTCGTAAAACTTTACATATGTTTAGATAATTGTCTATGTCAAGTCCAAATAGTATGGTctactttacattttttatggTACAGAGTATCAGAAAGGAAGTGGGCGCATAAAATTTTATGACAAAtagtataataaagaaaaaatagtaacaatgGTGAAAATGTTGAATAGATTAGTGTACTGTTAAGgcacaaagaaaaaatgtacaaCTGAATCTTAATATCTGGTCAATTAAGGACACTGCTACAAGTTACTAATCAGATTTAATAAGGAGGTACTCTTTTGCATGGAGTCATTTTTCACCCTCAGTAGCAGGCGCTTAAAAAACActattgtaagaattaaaattaaaaagtactttaaagtactttatatattattttatgtaagtgAAGCATATAGTTAAGCTTTATAAATTATCGTTAAGATTTTGGGTATAATTGAAGACTTGACCATCCCTTAAAGATAAACTTTTTCCTAATCAACTCTAACCAGATTAACAGATAAAGACTATTCATATGtcctccttcatttttaaaatatttcacctcAAATGGTATTATAATATAGAGCAATTTAGAAATATCAGAAAATCTAAACCATGAACAGATAAGAAGAAACAGGCACTCGCCTCTCCATAAATCTATTAAGACACAAAAGCTAGATTTTGCTTGGTTTTAAATGCACACATACCACCAcagtcacaaacacacacacacacacacatacagagattCATTTTAAACACCTTTTATATACTATTTAAATTAAACCTGAATATAAAAACTCTTCTATATATGTTAAGCAGAACAAGACAAAAGAGAGgaataattttctgcataaactttttaagaattcttgttcaaaagcatttaaaaataaaacatttggggGAGATTTGGGGAAATGTGAATATAGATTTATAGATGATAGTAtggatttctttaatttctttagctGATTTCAATAATTGCCTGAGTTAATGATATTGTGGTTAAATAGGAAAATGCCCTTTTTCTTCGGAGATAACGTTATCTTCAACTTACTTTCATGTAGCTCAGGTTAATTAAAAAGGttgcaaagagagagaaaaatgtaacaaaatgttcGTAACTGATAAACCTGTGACATGGATACACGgacacatacatatgttcacGGTGTTATTCCTTTAACTCTTCTAtaagtttaaacatttttgagATAAAAAGTTGGAAAAAGTAATTCATTTCATATGATTACAACtagaaatatttgtttcaaaaGAAGTGATCTGATCCAACACATGAGTCATGAGCCATTATCAAAACAAGGTTCTTCCAGTTTGAAAGGATTTTGTCTATTTAGATGAGAGAAAGGTGCGGATTTActtgaggaggagagaagggaaggcagcTTCAAAGTTTGGGAGTTTGCCTGTCACACAGATGCACATTTCAGGAGGATGGGCTCTGCGTTCGTCTTCCCAGCCTTCCCCTACTAGCTGAGTGATGGCTATCTGCAGGGAGATGCAGGGGGACCTTGGAGAGGGTGTGAGTGCAGAGACAAGATAAGGAAAAGGCAGTGACCCCAGACTGAAGGGAGATAGGTCTCCCCGGGGTTTTCATTTGGATGGATCTCCAGATAGGGGCAggtagggaaggggagagagctaTTAGACACCAGGTGATGAAGcataaagaaattataataaaatgagccATCCTCTGCTCAGCTTCAAGGAATGATGACTTACAAAACTATTTCACTGTAAATGAACTTGTTTTTCAGACTCATTATGCGAAAAAAGACCCAAAACGACTCttcaactaagaaaaaaaaccaaaacatgttCACTTTGAAACCCAAACCCAGAGAGCGAAGACTTGGGGAGAGTGCCTTTAAAACGAATGTTGACCGTGTGGCGCTTAATAAATGTAGGGGCTTTGAAAACATCCTGTTGTGAGAAACATCTTCCTCACTAcccagaagacaaagagaaacagTGAGTGCTGACAACACGGTATTAAAAAGCCAGCCCTACCCAATTTGTTATCCACAAACATATATATTCTCTTTAATTTACTCTAAGCCAGAGTGTTGGCTCATAGCATTTTACTTTTATGTCATTATCTCTCTGCCATACACACAAGTCATAGCTGGGGATTTCAACTCGCAGTGAAGCTACACTGAGATTCCAGATCTCAGGTAGTGTTGGCATGAGTGCAAGTCTCTTCAGTCATAGAGAAGACAATATCCTAGGGAGTCTGGAATTAGTCCTATTTTGCACCATTCAAGCCAAAATGCTGCTTATCGAGAAGCAGGTAATTGCTAGCTAATGGCTATGGGGGAAAAACCACCACTGCATTTTGATCCAAACACCTCTCGGCACCTGACAATAATTAAAGCTGAGCAAAGTGTAAACGTAAAGTGGAGACAGATTCTCGAGGAGGTTAAAGAGCAAACATTAAAAAGGCGAGTTTACCTCATCCGACTGGGAGGGGCTGATTCTGGGCATGGGCGATACTTGCGGCGTTTTCAACTGCGTGCTGTTGCCGTCTGCCACCAGCTCTCGGTGGACCGTTTGGATGTGGTTCTGGAGTTCACTTTCAGACTCAAACTTAACGTTGCAGCTGGAACAGCGCGTCTTCAGCGCCCCGGCCTTGCCCTTACCCTCCATGGCACTCAGGTTCTCATTCTGGCCCAGGCCTGGTCTACTCGTGCCGGGAGGGACGCTGATGCCCGGGCTCCCGCTCTTACTGAGATTCACGCAGCCGGCACACAGACCATATGGCAGGCCGTTGATGTCAAGTTTCACCAGATCTTGCTTGGAACGGAATTCCTTGAGGCAGGACGCGCACTTGTACAGTTTGGGGACATGCTGGCCACGCCCCGTGGCCTGGACCGCAGACCCGTTGCCCGTCTTTTGCATGTGGAACGTCCCGTGGATTTTGAGTTCTAAGGTGGAGGTCACCGTCTGCATGCAGACCACACAGCGAAATCCCGTCAGGGAATTCCTCAGGTCGGGGTGCATTTGGCAATGCTCTAGAAACTCCTCTTCGCTCTGGAGCGGCATCTTGCAGATGCGGCAGTTTCCGGTATCGAGGCTCTTACTGTGCGTGACTTTGTGTTCGGTCAGagtcaagagggaggggaagcgCTCCCCACAGATGGGGCACATGTAGTGTTTGACGGGGCCCAGGTGGGTCTGCATGTGTTCCCGGAGGCCGTTTTCCGAGAAAAAGGTTCGAGAGCACACGTTGCACTTGTAGTTGCCTTTGATGAGCTCGGCTTTCTTCTTCACAATGGCGCTCTCCCCGGGCCGGATGTTGTGGTCCCGCAGCTGGTGGTTCTGCAGCAGGGTCTCCATGGTGTAGGCCGCCCCGCAGATGTCACAGCCGTACATGGGCTCCGAGGTGTCCACGTCCTCCTCGCTCCCGTCGTGGCTGTTGTGGGACTCCTGGCTGTTGGTCAGCAGGGTCTGCAGCTCCACCTCCTCTTTCTGCGCCTGCTCCGAGGCCCCGTTGGCGCCGCAATTAGGCGTCTTGGCGTCAAACACGCAGTGCTTCTCCCGCAGGTGTTTCTCCAGCAGGATGATGGCGTGGAAGGCTTTGCTGCAGAACTTGCAGTTGTACTTCTTGCTGTGGGTGGTGATGTGGCACTGCAGCTCCACCTCGGTGCCGAAGGACTCGCCGCAGAAGATGCACTTGTGCACTTTGCCCTGGTTCTCCAGGTGGTTGTGCTTCACGTGCAGCTGCAGGTCTGTCTCGTTGCGGAAGTCCCAGTTGCAGGACGTGCAGCGGTAGACTTTCTTCTCATTACTGTGCTTCACGGCCAGGTGGAGCTGAATGGAGACCTTCGAGTCGAAAACTTCTTGACAGAGGGTGCAGCGGAAGAAGACGAAGGTGTGCATGTCCAGCAGGTGTTTCTGAAGGTCGTCCACTGACGTGAACTGCTTGTCACAACTCTCGCAGATGTAGTACGTGGAGGTGATCATAAAATGAATGGTGACGTGCTTCAGCAGGGATTCTTGGTTGGGGAACTCCTTGTTGCACTGAGGACAGGTCAGTTTCGGTAGCACGGTGTCGAGATGAGTTTTCAGGTGAGTCTGAAAGCCGTCCAGGGACGTGTACTTAGCACCACACTGATTACAGATATACTCTCCCGCTGGCCGCGCAGGCGCACCTCCGACCGCCTGCATCATCTTAAGAGATGTCTGCTCTATGGCCACAGGAGAGAGGGGGCTCAAGGCCCTGGATTTCTTCCCGTTGTGAATATAATTCAGGGCCAAGGGAATGTTTTTATGATTCTCTTTGATGTGCTTGTTCAGTTTAAGAACGCTGTTGAATATTGGAGAATTCGTACAATAGGAACAAGAATAGACTTCTACGACTGGTTCTTTTGGAGTCCCGAGCACTGGAGACCCAAATCGGGAGCCACTGAGGTCGCAGTGGACCTGCCTTATATGCTCTTCAAGGGAAGAGTCAGTGAGGAACCCCATGTAGCAATGGGGACAGAAAAAAGCGTTGCTGTCCTTAGCCGCAGGGTTGGCAAATCCGTGAGAACATCGGATGTGTTCCTGAAGGGTGTTGAGGTCATTGACAACTTCGGAGCAGAAGTTGCACTGGTAGACGATGGCAGGCATGGCAGAAACGATCAGACCTGGGTCCTGAGCTTCGTGCACTTGCTTAAGATGTTCATTGAGGTTATAGAGGGAGGGCAACACCTCCAAGCAATACTGACAAATGTGGGCCTGCTCTGGCTTATCTAAATGCATAGTTTTCAGGTGAATCTGCAGAACCGCCAGACTCGAAAACAACTGCTTGTTGCAGTAAATACAGCTGTAGGTGACTTTTGCCTGTTTACTCGAGGGGACGGTCATGTCCGGGGTTTGCTGAGAGGCCCGCTTCCTCCCTCGACTCTTGGGGATTGGCGGGGCGGCTTCCACCATGGTCGAGCTGTCCACTGAGAGGTTGGAGTCCGGAGTCGTGCTGGACACGGAGGTGTAGCCCACCGTGACCAGGGAAGGGCTGTTGCTGTGGTTGCATGACTCCGGTTGCTGGTGACTATCCATGTGGCTGTACAGTTCCTCGACGGTGTGGAAGCTCTCGGAGCAGATGGTGCAGGAGTTCTTCTTCTCCCCGCCGTGCATCTGCTCCATGTGGTTCATCAGGGAGGTCTCCTCCACAAAGAGCTCGTGGCAGTAGACACACTGGAGGGCCGCCCGGTCCTCGTTCGGGGAGCACTCGGGGTGGCACTCTGCAATGTGCTTCTGGAGGTCTTCCGGGAAGTCAAAGCCTTCCTCGCACTGACTGCACTTCTGAGTGTCCTTCATCTTCCAGTCCTCCATCCTGGAACCGGACTGGGAGCCGTCCTTGTTCCTTTCGTGAACCTGCATGTGTCCGTGTAAGGAACTAGAGGACAGGAACCCACGGCGACAAATGGCACATTTATATGGCTTGTTGGACGTGTGAGTCTTTAAGTGGATCTTGAGGTGATCACTTCTGGAGAACGCGGCATCGCATTCGCTGCAGTGGTACTTCTTGTCCCCAGTGTGGAGTTTGATGTGGCGATCTCGGCTCCGCTTGTGTTTGAACAGCCTACTGCAGTAAGTGCATTTGAAAGGCAGCTTGTCGCTGTGACTCTGCTCATGGTGCTTTAGGTAGCTGAGACGGCTGAACGACTTGTCACAGAATTGGCATGGATAAGGGAGTCCAGGGCCACCTTCTTCCTCTCCAAAATCACAACCTTCTCCGTGGCTGGGGGAAGTCTGGTCCTTGCTCGAAGGTGAGGAAGCCGGCCATGAGCAAGTGGGGTCATCTTCCACATCCACTCCATCTGCAACAAAAAGCATCGGAACGTTTCATTTTCCGTGTTGAGAGTTCAAGAGTGAGTTTACTGTACCACTGTGAGTGTACTGTACACAGGGTGGGACCAACAAGAacctttcagggaaaaaaaaaaaaggagagaatatttGAGTGGAACACTTTCAAATCCGAGCCCCAAGCTTTTCTTCTGCATTTACTTTTCACTggattgtaaaatataaaaagatattaaatagTTCTGTGCCTAAATTacccttttattactttttatcatTCTTCTTTAGAAGCAACGTATGTATTATGCATtgacaattttattaaaatgcagattttaatatatttaatgtttcttttgtGTTCATTCTAAAATGATTTGCATATTATGTGACCATCTGAAGGACCAAATGAAAAGAGGAAATATTACAGGAATGATTTAAAATTAATGCAGTCAACCCAGATgtctaatatttaataaaatattccctctgaattttgcttgtttttatataaaaaggCAATTCTGAAGACCAGAATCTTTTATGGGCTTCTTATTGATACCGACCTTATTGCATGCagcaaaacaatattaaaaagtaagcacatgaaagaagacagaagacaCAATAATAATTATGTCTTGTGTAATAAAAGACAACCAGGACTTCTTCAATAACTGTAAGATTCGAATA
This genomic window contains:
- the ZNF521 gene encoding zinc finger protein 521 isoform X8 — protein: MSRRKQAKPRSLKDPNCELEDKTEDGEAGDCKKRPEDGEELEDEGVHSCDSCFQVFESLSDITEHKINRCQLTDGVDVEDDPTCSWPASSPSSKDQTSPSHGEGCDFGEEEGGPGLPYPCQFCDKSFSRLSYLKHHEQSHSDKLPFKCTYCSRLFKHKRSRDRHIKLHTGDKKYHCSECDAAFSRSDHLKIHLKTHTSNKPYKCAICRRGFLSSSSLHGHMQVHERNKDGSQSGSRMEDWKMKDTQKCSQCEEGFDFPEDLQKHIAECHPECSPNEDRAALQCVYCHELFVEETSLMNHMEQMHGGEKKNSCTICSESFHTVEELYSHMDSHQQPESCNHSNSPSLVTVGYTSVSSTTPDSNLSVDSSTMVEAAPPIPKSRGRKRASQQTPDMTVPSSKQAKVTYSCIYCNKQLFSSLAVLQIHLKTMHLDKPEQAHICQYCLEVLPSLYNLNEHLKQVHEAQDPGLIVSAMPAIVYQCNFCSEVVNDLNTLQEHIRCSHGFANPAAKDSNAFFCPHCYMGFLTDSSLEEHIRQVHCDLSGSRFGSPVLGTPKEPVVEVYSCSYCTNSPIFNSVLKLNKHIKENHKNIPLALNYIHNGKKSRALSPLSPVAIEQTSLKMMQAVGGAPARPAGEYICNQCGAKYTSLDGFQTHLKTHLDTVLPKLTCPQCNKEFPNQESLLKHVTIHFMITSTYYICESCDKQFTSVDDLQKHLLDMHTFVFFRCTLCQEVFDSKVSIQLHLAVKHSNEKKVYRCTSCNWDFRNETDLQLHVKHNHLENQGKVHKCIFCGESFGTEVELQCHITTHSKKYNCKFCSKAFHAIILLEKHLREKHCVFDAKTPNCGANGASEQAQKEEVELQTLLTNSQESHNSHDGSEEDVDTSEPMYGCDICGAAYTMETLLQNHQLRDHNIRPGESAIVKKKAELIKGNYKCNVCSRTFFSENGLREHMQTHLGPVKHYMCPICGERFPSLLTLTEHKVTHSKSLDTGNCRICKMPLQSEEEFLEHCQMHPDLRNSLTGFRCVVCMQTVTSTLELKIHGTFHMQKTGNGSAVQATGRGQHVPKLYKCASCLKEFRSKQDLVKLDINGLPYGLCAGCVNLSKSGSPGISVPPGTSRPGLGQNENLSAMEGKGKAGALKTRCSSCNVKFESESELQNHIQTVHRELVADGNSTQLKTPQVSPMPRISPSQSDEKTYQCIKCQMVFYNEWDIQVHVANHMIGEVPPRKRGSTLLHRK
- the ZNF521 gene encoding zinc finger protein 521 isoform X7, with product MSRRKQAKPRSLKDPNCELEDKTEDGEAGDCKKRPEDGEELEDEGVHSCDSCFQVFESLSDITEHKINRCQLTDGVDVEDDPTCSWPASSPSSKDQTSPSHGEGCDFGEEEGGPGLPYPCQFCDKSFSRLSYLKHHEQSHSDKLPFKCTYCSRLFKHKRSRDRHIKLHTGDKKYHCSECDAAFSRSDHLKIHLKTHTSNKPYKCAICRRGFLSSSSLHGHMQVHERNKDGSQSGSRMEDWKMKDTQKCSQCEEGFDFPEDLQKHIAECHPECSPNEDRAALQCVYCHELFVEETSLMNHMEQMHGGEKKNSCTICSESFHTVEELYSHMDSHQQPESCNHSNSPSLVTVGYTSVSSTTPDSNLSVDSSTMVEAAPPIPKSRGRKRASQQTPDMTVPSSKQAKVTYSCIYCNKQLFSSLAVLQIHLKTMHLDKPEQAHICQYCLEVLPSLYNLNEHLKQVHEAQDPGLIVSAMPAIVYQCNFCSEVVNDLNTLQEHIRCSHGFANPAAKDSNAFFCPHCYMGFLTDSSLEEHIRQVHCDLSGSRFGSPVLGTPKEPVVEVYSCSYCTNSPIFNSVLKLNKHIKENHKNIPLALNYIHNGKKSRALSPLSPVAIEQTSLKMMQAVGGAPARPAGEYICNQCGAKYTSLDGFQTHLKTHLDTVLPKLTCPQCNKEFPNQESLLKHVTIHFMITSTYYICESCDKQFTSVDDLQKHLLDMHTFVFFRCTLCQEVFDSKVSIQLHLAVKHSNEKKVYRCTSCNWDFRNETDLQLHVKHNHLENQGKVHKCIFCGESFGTEVELQCHITTHSKKYNCKFCSKAFHAIILLEKHLREKHCVFDAKTPNCGANGASEQAQKEEVELQTLLTNSQESHNSHDGSEEDVDTSEPMYGCDICGAAYTMETLLQNHQLRDHNIRPGESAIVKKKAELIKGNYKCNVCSRTFFSENGLREHMQTHLGPVKHYMCPICGERFPSLLTLTEHKVTHSKSLDTGNCRICKMPLQSEEEFLEHCQMHPDLRNSLTGFRCVVCMQTVTSTLELKIHGTFHMQKTGNGSAVQATGRGQHVPKLYKCASCLKEFRSKQDLVKLDINGLPYGLCAGCVNLSKSGSPGISVPPGTSRPGLGQNENLSAMEGKGKAGALKTRCSSCNVKFESESELQNHIQTVHRELVADGNSTQLKTPQVSPMPRISPSQSDEKKTYQCIKCQMVFYNEWDIQVHVANHMIGEVPPRKRGSTLLHRK